From Virgibacillus ihumii, the proteins below share one genomic window:
- a CDS encoding UvrB/UvrC motif-containing protein yields the protein MECQECHNRTATLHFTQVINGNKTEVHVCEKCAQEKGYMTYPDDEYSLHNLLAGLFNFDAPSMESPQNTPYKQKEDLQCSQCGMTFTEFKQVGKFGCAECYHAFSDRLDPIFRRVHSGNTRHNGKVPQRKGGDLYTKKQIEAHKEELQRLIKDEAFEEAAKVRDRIRELENQKRGENS from the coding sequence ATGGAATGCCAGGAGTGCCACAATCGTACAGCCACACTTCACTTTACACAAGTGATAAACGGCAATAAAACGGAAGTTCATGTATGTGAAAAGTGTGCACAGGAAAAAGGATATATGACGTATCCGGATGATGAATATTCACTTCATAATTTATTGGCGGGCCTATTTAATTTTGATGCGCCATCAATGGAAAGTCCGCAAAACACTCCCTATAAACAAAAAGAGGATTTGCAGTGCTCGCAGTGTGGCATGACCTTTACGGAATTTAAACAAGTCGGTAAATTCGGATGTGCGGAATGTTATCATGCGTTTTCGGATCGGCTGGATCCTATTTTCCGACGAGTTCACAGTGGAAATACACGGCACAATGGAAAAGTGCCCCAGCGAAAAGGCGGCGATTTGTATACGAAAAAACAAATCGAAGCCCATAAGGAAGAATTGCAGCGCTTGATAAAGGATGAAGCGTTTGAGGAAGCGGCAAAAGTCCGGGATAGGATCAGAGAATTGGAGAATCAAAAGCGGGGTGAAAATTCATGA
- a CDS encoding protein arginine kinase, which yields MTLQQFMNEAISPWMREEGPDSDIVLSSRIRLARNFASYAYPILAKEDDLHQIGTYMQEHYAHQSFQDYEDFEFIPLKNLTAVQKRVLVEKHLISPHLAEHDGTSAVLISKNEQVSVMINEEDHMRVQLYFPGLQLNKALKKAFEFDDWLEEKIDFAFDETRGYLTSCPTNVGTGMRASVMMHLPALALTRQINQMIPAINQLGLVVRGIYGEGSEAVGNIFQISNQITLGKSEEDIVEDLQSVVHQLIEHERKARQQIMRRSGTNLEDRIFRSYGVLEYSRIIESKEAARCLSNVRLGIDMGIINNVSHNILNELMVLTQPGFLQQYAGKTLSPNERDVLRASLIRERLQLEK from the coding sequence ATGACCCTACAACAATTTATGAATGAGGCAATTAGCCCGTGGATGCGTGAGGAAGGGCCGGACAGTGATATCGTACTGAGCAGCAGAATCAGACTCGCTCGCAATTTTGCATCGTATGCATACCCGATTTTGGCAAAAGAAGACGATCTTCACCAAATCGGTACGTATATGCAGGAGCATTATGCACACCAGTCATTTCAGGATTACGAGGACTTTGAATTTATTCCGTTAAAAAATCTGACTGCTGTGCAAAAACGTGTATTGGTTGAAAAGCATCTGATCAGTCCGCACCTGGCGGAACATGACGGCACATCTGCTGTTCTTATTTCGAAAAATGAGCAGGTATCGGTCATGATTAATGAAGAAGACCATATGCGTGTTCAACTTTATTTTCCGGGTCTTCAATTGAATAAGGCACTGAAAAAAGCATTCGAGTTTGATGACTGGCTGGAGGAAAAAATAGATTTTGCATTTGATGAAACGAGGGGATATTTAACAAGCTGTCCGACCAATGTGGGTACCGGAATGCGTGCGTCGGTCATGATGCATTTGCCGGCGCTTGCGTTAACCCGGCAAATTAACCAGATGATTCCCGCAATCAATCAGCTAGGTCTGGTTGTTCGGGGAATTTATGGGGAAGGCAGTGAAGCGGTAGGAAACATTTTTCAGATTTCCAACCAGATTACCCTTGGTAAATCAGAGGAAGATATCGTTGAAGATTTACAAAGTGTCGTTCACCAATTAATTGAGCATGAGCGGAAAGCGCGTCAGCAGATTATGAGGCGCTCAGGGACCAACCTGGAAGACAGAATTTTTCGCTCGTACGGTGTTCTGGAGTACAGTCGAATTATAGAATCGAAGGAAGCTGCCAGATGTTTATCAAATGTACGTTTGGGAATTGACATGGGAATCATCAACAATGTTTCACATAATATACTTAATGAGTTAATGGTATTAACGCAGCCAGGCTTTTTACAGCAATATGCGGGAAAAACGTTATCACCGAATGAGCGTGATGTATTACGGGCATCGCTTATTCGTGAGAGATTGCAGTTAGAGAAATAG
- the clpC gene encoding ATP-dependent protease ATP-binding subunit ClpC produces the protein MMFGRFTERAQKVLALSQEEAVRLGHNNIGTEHVLLGLVREGDGIAAKALQSLGLEVSKIQEEVEKLIGVGKQPMQTIHYTPRAKKVVELSQDEARKLGHSYVGTEHILLGLIREGEGVAARVLNNLGVSLNKARQQVLQLLGSNESQAGRQGRAAQTSNANTPTLDSLARDLTVSAKEGNIDPVIGRSKEIERVIQVLSRRTKNNPVLIGEPGVGKTAVAEGLAQQIVNNEIPEILRDKRVMTLDMGTVVAGTKYRGEFEDRLKKVMEEIRQAGNIILFIDELHTLIGAGGAEGAIDASNILKPALSRGELQCIGATTLDEYRKYIEKDAALERRFQPIQVDEPSLDETIQILKGLRDRYEAHHRVTITDDAVEAAANLSDRYITDRFLPDKAIDLIDEAGSKVRLRSYTIPPNLKELEEKLEEVRKEKDSAVQSQEFEKAASLRDSEQRLREEVEETKNQWKEKQGQETSEVIVEDIATVVSVWTGVPVSQLTKEESERLLNLEDTLHNRVIGQEEAVDAVAKAIRRARAGLKDPKRPIGSFIFLGPTGVGKTELARALAEAMFSDEEAMIRIDMSEYMEKHSTSRLVGSPPGYVGYDEGGQLTEKVRRKPYSVVLLDEVEKAHPEVFNILLQVLEDGRLTDSKGRVVDFRNTVLIMTSNVGANELKRNKYVGFNLGDENLDYKNMKTKVTDELKKAFRPEFLNRIDETIVFHSLERKHMKDIVTLMIKQLQSRLKEQDIEFTLTDKAVDKIANEGFNPEYGARPLRRSIQKNIEDLLSEELLKETISKGEKVKIGLTNKGDFMILS, from the coding sequence ATGATGTTTGGACGATTTACGGAACGAGCGCAAAAAGTATTGGCGTTATCCCAGGAGGAGGCAGTTCGACTGGGTCACAACAATATCGGTACGGAGCATGTGTTACTTGGCTTGGTGCGGGAAGGAGACGGAATTGCTGCAAAGGCCCTGCAATCATTAGGGCTGGAAGTTTCCAAGATTCAGGAGGAAGTGGAAAAACTCATTGGTGTGGGGAAACAGCCGATGCAGACGATTCATTATACACCACGTGCCAAAAAAGTAGTGGAACTGTCACAGGATGAGGCCCGCAAGCTCGGTCACTCATATGTCGGAACAGAACATATTTTGCTTGGATTAATCCGTGAAGGAGAGGGTGTAGCAGCAAGGGTGTTGAATAACCTTGGTGTCAGCCTGAATAAAGCGCGTCAGCAGGTGCTGCAGCTGTTGGGAAGTAATGAGTCACAAGCAGGTCGCCAGGGCCGTGCAGCACAGACATCAAATGCGAATACACCTACATTGGACTCTCTTGCCAGGGATTTAACGGTAAGTGCAAAGGAAGGAAATATCGATCCGGTTATTGGCCGCAGTAAGGAAATCGAACGCGTTATTCAGGTGCTAAGCCGCCGTACGAAAAATAACCCGGTACTGATTGGGGAACCTGGTGTCGGTAAAACGGCAGTGGCTGAAGGTTTAGCCCAGCAGATTGTCAATAATGAAATTCCGGAAATTTTACGTGATAAACGCGTGATGACCCTTGACATGGGTACGGTTGTTGCCGGTACAAAATACCGTGGTGAGTTTGAGGACCGCCTGAAAAAAGTAATGGAGGAAATCCGCCAGGCAGGAAATATTATTCTGTTTATTGATGAGCTGCATACACTGATTGGAGCTGGCGGTGCAGAAGGAGCAATCGATGCCTCCAATATTCTGAAACCGGCATTGTCCCGCGGTGAACTGCAGTGTATCGGTGCAACCACACTCGATGAATATCGTAAATATATCGAAAAAGATGCTGCATTGGAACGTCGTTTTCAGCCGATCCAGGTGGATGAACCGTCACTTGATGAAACGATTCAGATTCTGAAGGGACTGCGTGATCGTTACGAGGCACATCATCGAGTAACGATTACAGATGACGCGGTTGAAGCAGCTGCGAATTTATCTGACCGGTATATTACGGATCGTTTTTTGCCGGATAAGGCAATTGATTTAATCGATGAAGCGGGGTCCAAAGTTCGTTTGCGTTCGTACACTATTCCGCCAAATCTGAAGGAACTGGAAGAAAAGCTGGAAGAGGTCAGAAAGGAAAAAGATTCAGCCGTTCAAAGTCAGGAATTTGAAAAGGCGGCATCGTTGAGAGATTCCGAACAGCGGCTGCGTGAAGAAGTTGAGGAAACGAAAAACCAGTGGAAGGAAAAACAGGGGCAGGAAACGTCTGAAGTGATTGTAGAGGATATCGCCACAGTGGTATCTGTGTGGACTGGTGTCCCGGTGTCCCAATTGACGAAAGAGGAAAGCGAGCGTCTCTTGAATCTGGAAGATACGTTGCATAATCGTGTCATTGGTCAGGAGGAAGCAGTAGATGCTGTTGCCAAAGCAATTCGCCGTGCACGTGCAGGTTTGAAGGATCCGAAACGTCCAATTGGTTCGTTTATTTTTCTTGGTCCAACTGGGGTCGGGAAAACGGAACTTGCCAGAGCATTGGCGGAAGCGATGTTTTCTGATGAAGAAGCAATGATTCGAATTGATATGTCCGAATATATGGAAAAACACTCCACTTCGCGCTTGGTGGGCTCACCTCCAGGTTATGTCGGGTATGATGAAGGCGGACAGCTTACGGAAAAAGTACGGAGAAAACCTTATTCTGTAGTGCTGCTGGATGAAGTTGAGAAAGCACATCCGGAAGTATTTAATATTTTATTACAGGTGCTGGAAGATGGCCGCCTGACCGATTCAAAGGGGCGTGTGGTTGATTTCCGCAATACTGTTCTGATTATGACGTCAAACGTCGGTGCCAATGAGCTGAAGCGGAATAAATATGTTGGCTTTAATCTGGGTGATGAAAATCTGGATTACAAAAATATGAAAACCAAAGTTACGGATGAATTGAAAAAAGCATTCCGTCCGGAGTTCCTGAATCGTATTGATGAAACAATTGTATTCCATTCACTTGAACGGAAGCATATGAAAGATATTGTTACCCTGATGATTAAACAATTGCAAAGCCGTTTGAAGGAGCAGGACATTGAATTCACTCTAACGGACAAAGCAGTTGATAAGATTGCCAATGAAGGGTTTAATCCGGAATACGGTGCCCGTCCATTGCGCAGGTCGATTCAGAAAAATATCGAGGATTTATTATCTGAGGAGCTGCTTAAAGAAACCATTTCCAAAGGTGAGAAAGTGAAAATCGGTTTAACAAACAAGGGAGATTTTATGATTTTATCATAG
- the radA gene encoding DNA repair protein RadA, whose protein sequence is MAKRKTKYVCQDCGYESAKWMGKCPGCGNWNTLVEEMEASSMRSGQTLGADNSAKQKPESITAIQSEEEPRITTSMKEFNRVLGGGIVPGSLALIGGDPGIGKSTLLLQISSQLAEKQLPVLYISGEESTRQTKLRADRLGIKSDLLYVLAETNMLDIANQINQIKPSFVVIDSIQTIFREEVASAPGSVSQVRECTAELMKIAKGNGIPIFIVGHVTKEGAIAGPRLLEHMVDAVLYFEGERHHVYRILRGVKNRFGSTHEMGIFEMKEEGLREVMNPSEIFLEERSQGAAGSTVVASMEGTRPVLVEIQALISPTSFGNPRRMATGIDTNRVPLLMAVLEKRVGLMLQNQDAYIKVAGGVKLDEPAIDLAVAVSIASSFRDQPTKPEDIFVGEVGLTGEVRRVARIEQRVQEAAKLGFKRVICPKKNLGGWTVPESVQVIGVNSVREALDVGLER, encoded by the coding sequence TTGGCCAAACGGAAAACGAAATATGTGTGTCAGGACTGCGGATATGAATCCGCAAAATGGATGGGTAAATGTCCTGGGTGCGGGAACTGGAATACATTAGTTGAAGAAATGGAAGCATCCAGCATGCGAAGCGGACAAACACTTGGCGCTGACAATAGCGCAAAACAAAAGCCGGAAAGTATTACTGCGATTCAATCTGAGGAGGAGCCCCGGATTACGACTTCGATGAAGGAATTTAACCGTGTGCTTGGCGGTGGAATTGTTCCGGGTTCACTCGCGTTAATCGGGGGGGATCCGGGAATCGGCAAATCAACACTGCTTTTGCAGATTTCATCCCAGCTTGCTGAAAAACAATTGCCGGTATTGTATATATCAGGTGAGGAATCAACGCGCCAGACAAAGCTTCGTGCGGACCGGCTTGGAATTAAATCAGATTTGTTATATGTACTGGCAGAAACGAATATGTTGGATATAGCGAACCAGATTAATCAGATAAAGCCATCATTTGTGGTTATTGATTCAATTCAGACGATTTTTCGTGAAGAAGTAGCCAGTGCTCCCGGCAGTGTCTCGCAGGTTCGTGAATGTACCGCCGAATTAATGAAAATTGCTAAAGGGAACGGGATTCCTATTTTTATTGTCGGGCATGTTACGAAAGAAGGTGCTATTGCCGGACCGAGGCTGCTGGAACATATGGTGGATGCAGTTTTGTATTTTGAAGGGGAACGCCATCATGTTTACCGCATTTTGCGTGGGGTTAAGAACCGATTCGGCAGCACCCATGAAATGGGTATTTTTGAGATGAAGGAAGAAGGACTGCGGGAAGTCATGAATCCATCTGAAATTTTCCTGGAAGAACGGTCCCAGGGTGCAGCGGGCTCAACGGTCGTAGCCTCCATGGAAGGAACAAGGCCGGTTCTGGTGGAAATTCAGGCGTTAATTTCGCCGACCAGTTTCGGCAATCCAAGGAGAATGGCAACGGGAATTGATACAAATCGTGTTCCATTGCTAATGGCTGTACTGGAAAAGCGAGTCGGCCTGATGTTGCAGAATCAGGATGCCTATATTAAAGTTGCCGGTGGTGTGAAACTTGATGAACCGGCGATTGATTTGGCTGTTGCTGTAAGCATTGCTTCAAGTTTCCGTGATCAGCCGACAAAACCGGAAGATATTTTTGTCGGGGAAGTAGGGTTGACCGGTGAAGTAAGACGTGTTGCCAGAATTGAACAACGGGTTCAGGAGGCAGCCAAGCTTGGATTTAAACGGGTTATTTGCCCGAAAAAGAATCTTGGTGGATGGACAGTACCGGAATCAGTTCAGGTAATCGGCGTAAACTCTGTCCGGGAGGCTTTGGACGTTGGTCTTGAACGTTAA
- a CDS encoding PIN/TRAM domain-containing protein, with amino-acid sequence MLKKIVYLFFIITGGTIGYLYLPEIVKLLDFTNAGWVASPYFGTVIGAIILFLLSYWLADYIVGFLRWIEDALIKVPAGDLFFGSIGLIVGLLIAYLVNITLQDINIKIVSQLLPLFLTILLGYFGFQVGFRRREEFVNLLNINRKERDKRRGSESEAEPVQQAHQPKAKILDTSVIIDGRIADICQTNFLEGTIVIPQFVLGELQHIADSSDVLKRNRGRRGLDILNRIQKELPVKVEIYEGDFEEIHEVDSKLIKLAKVIDGIVVTNDFNLNKVCDLQGVSVLNINDLANAVKPVVLPGEELVVQVIKDGKEQNQGVAYLDDGTMIVVEEGREYIGKTIEVLITSVLQTSAGRMIFAKPKLLEKAL; translated from the coding sequence GTGCTGAAAAAAATAGTATATTTATTTTTTATCATTACCGGAGGAACCATTGGATATTTATATTTGCCGGAAATTGTTAAGTTGCTGGACTTTACGAATGCCGGCTGGGTGGCGTCGCCTTATTTTGGTACAGTCATAGGCGCAATTATCTTATTTCTACTCTCATACTGGCTTGCGGATTATATCGTAGGATTTTTAAGATGGATTGAGGATGCTCTTATTAAAGTGCCAGCGGGAGATTTATTTTTCGGAAGTATTGGGCTGATTGTCGGTCTTTTGATTGCCTATCTGGTCAATATCACCCTTCAGGACATTAACATTAAAATTGTTTCACAGCTTTTACCGCTATTTTTAACTATTTTACTAGGTTATTTCGGGTTTCAGGTCGGATTCAGACGCAGGGAAGAGTTTGTTAACCTGCTTAACATCAATCGGAAAGAGCGGGATAAGCGGAGAGGATCAGAGTCTGAAGCTGAACCTGTGCAGCAGGCACATCAGCCAAAAGCGAAGATCCTTGATACAAGTGTTATTATTGACGGAAGAATCGCGGACATCTGTCAGACTAACTTTTTGGAAGGTACAATCGTTATTCCGCAGTTTGTCCTTGGTGAACTGCAGCATATTGCAGATTCGTCAGATGTGCTAAAACGGAACCGCGGACGCCGCGGACTGGATATTTTGAATCGTATTCAAAAAGAATTGCCGGTGAAGGTTGAAATTTACGAAGGCGACTTTGAAGAAATCCATGAAGTGGACAGTAAATTGATTAAATTGGCAAAAGTGATTGACGGAATTGTGGTAACGAACGATTTTAATTTGAATAAGGTATGCGATCTTCAGGGTGTGAGCGTGCTGAATATTAATGACCTGGCCAATGCGGTTAAGCCGGTTGTCCTGCCTGGTGAGGAGCTGGTTGTACAGGTTATTAAAGATGGTAAGGAACAGAATCAGGGTGTTGCATACCTGGATGATGGCACGATGATTGTTGTGGAAGAAGGTCGCGAGTATATCGGGAAAACCATCGAAGTGCTGATTACCAGTGTACTGCAGACATCAGCAGGCCGGATGATTTTCGCAAAACCAAAATTACTTGAAAAAGCACTCTAA